In Acyrthosiphon pisum isolate AL4f unplaced genomic scaffold, pea_aphid_22Mar2018_4r6ur Scaffold_20622;HRSCAF=21620, whole genome shotgun sequence, the genomic stretch tttttttttttttttgagcattttaagttaccgatttaactatttaagtatataaagaTGTAGTTGTAAGAAAACTAATGAATGCTATGCTATGCTAATGAAAACTatgaattgaaataattattatacaatttagtgtttaatacattttttaaagcaaacatatttgtatataaaaatgttttgtgtcTTTAGTGGACATGGTGTAGTTAACCATACGGTTAACTTTGTAGAGCCACCCAAACATTTACCACCAATTTGGGTACCTGCCGGTCGATTCAGCCCTGAGTGCTTGGACAAGCAATGGGAAGATGCACTGCCACCCAACATGGAACCAATTCGTTACCATACCCAACACATCGAGCGTTCGTGGCGTGAACTGAAACGAGTATTAACTAGGTGTAACTGCCCAAGAGTGTCAACTTCTTACATTGGTGAATGGATGTACCgcactaatattttaaacaggGAAGGTGGAATACAACAGCAA encodes the following:
- the LOC115034690 gene encoding uncharacterized protein LOC115034690 — protein: MWRAYNTCGQIFSGHGVVNHTVNFVEPPKHLPPIWVPAGRFSPECLDKQWEDALPPNMEPIRYHTQHIERSWRELKRVLTRCNCPRVSTSYIGEWMYRTNILNREGGIQQQFCRFMRDIGRAYPGIGYIPMTRDIEDCQCPEC